One window of Medicago truncatula cultivar Jemalong A17 chromosome 2, MtrunA17r5.0-ANR, whole genome shotgun sequence genomic DNA carries:
- the LOC25487314 gene encoding F-box/kelch-repeat protein At3g23880, whose product MPSDFPTFTINQTQLSYPDCLKIEYDSPFYVCSCDGILCFTMYSGPGVGPPVLWNPSIRTFKILPPLDNKPFSAYNFGYDHCSDKYKIVAVSLVEDREEVSVHTLGTDTWRRIPDFPYNGPFDRFGIFLSGTVNWMSFDNVSSSCVIVSLDLEKELYQTLSLPDFEKDRLIRTLWVLRDCLCIFVRNDMFLDVWVMKQYGNKKSWTRLYRVPHMDNRGLLCNYTRVLYISEDEILLMDFGKLECYQSKLVVYDSKDGTLEIPTIQNIGGWIHPEVYIESLISPCS is encoded by the coding sequence ATGCCCTCTGATTTTCCAACGTTTACTATCAACCAAACACAACTCAGTTACCCTGATTGTCTCAAAATTGAATATGATTCTCCTTTTTACGTGTGCTCTTGCGATGGCATCCTTTGTTTCACAATGTATAGCGGTCCTGGTGTGGGTCCACCTGTTTTGTGGAATCCTTCCATTAGAACATTCAAAATATTACCTCCCTTGGATAACAAACCTTTCTCCGCGTATAACTTCGGGTATGATCATTGCAGTGATAAGTATAAGATTGTTGCAGTTTCTCTTGTGGAGGATAGAGAGGAAGTAAGTGTTCATACTTTGGGTACAGATACTTGGAGAAGGATACCAGACTTCCCATATAATGGCCCGTTTGATCGATTTGGAATATTTTTGAGTGGCACTGTTAATTGGATGTCGTTCGACAATGTGAGTTCTTCCTGTGTCATTGTTTCTCTTGATTTGGAGAAGGAGTTGTATCAAACGCTTTCGCTGCCAGATTTTGAGAAGGATCGTTTGATAAGAACTTTGTGGGTTTTGAGGGATTGCTTGTGCATCTTTGTAAGAAATGATATGTTTTTGGATGTTTGGGTTATGAAGCAATATGGAAATAAAAAGTCTTGGACTAGATTGTACCGTGTTCCTCACATGGACAATCGGGGTTTGTTGTGTAACTATACAAGGGTTTTATATATTTCTGAGGATGAAATATTGTTGATGGACTTTGGAAAGTTGGAATGTTACCAATCGAAGTTGGTTGTTTACGATTCCAAAGATGGTACTTTGGAGATTCCTACGATTCAAAACATTGGTGGTTGGATCCACCCAGAAGTCTACATTGAAAGTCTGATATCACCTTGTTCTTAA
- the LOC25487316 gene encoding F-box/kelch-repeat protein At3g23880: protein MAPDCYGDDGSYVVDSSQSLVEETTSALPLPTLPFDLVAEILCRLPVKLLIQLRCLCKSINSLISDPKFAKKHLRMSNTRHHLMLSSNNDLDELVLFDSPMPSDFPTFTVNQTQLSYPDCLKIEYDSPLHARSCDGILCFTMYNGPGVGPPVLWNPSIRTFKILPPLDNKPFSAYSFGYDHCIDKYKIVAISLVEDREEVSVHTLGTDTWRRIPDFPYSGPFCGYGIFVGGTVNWLSLDEVSSLCVIVSLDLEKESYQTLSLPDIENDPLTNLGDLGVLRDCLCIFASSDMFFDVWIMKEYGNKKSWTRLYRVPYMEDRGLCRYTKALYISEDEQLLMDFKELESQKLKLFVYDSNDGTLEIPEIQNIGGWMDPEVYIESLISPCS, encoded by the exons ATGGCGCCAGACTGCTATGGGGACGACGGAAGCTACGTCGTCGATTCTTCTCAGTCACTTGTGGAGGAAACAACATCCGCTCTGCCACTACCCACTCTTCCGTTTGATCTCGTCGCTGAAATTCTATGCAGACTTCCGGTAAAACTCCTCATTCAACTTCGATGTCTCTGTAAGTCTATCAATTCGTTAATTTCTGATCCTAAATTCGCTAAGAAACATCTTCGCATGTCAAACACGCGCCACCATCTCATGTTAAGCTCTAATAACGACTTAGACGAGTTAGTTCTCTTTGATTCCCCAATGCCCTCTGATTTTCCAACGTTTACTGTAAACCAGACACAACTCAGTTACCCTGATTGTCTCAAAATTGAATATGATTCTCCTTTGCACGCGCGCTCTTGCGATGGCATCCTTTGTTTCACAATGTATAACGGTCCTGGTGTGGGTCCACCTGTTTTGTGGAATCCTTCCATTAGAACATTCAAAATATTACCTCCCTTGGATAACAAACCTTTCTCCGCGTATAGCTTCGGTTATGATCATTGCATTGATAAGTATAAGATTGTTGCAATCTCTCTTGTGGAGGACAGAGAGGAAGTAAGTGTTCATACTTTGGGTACGGATACTTGGAGAAGGATACCAGACTTCCCATATTCTGGCCCGTTTTGTGGGTATGGAATATTTGTCGGTGGCACTGTTAATTGGTTGTCGTTAGACGAAGTGAGTTCTTTGTGCGTCATTGTTTCTCTTGATTTGGAGAAGGAATCGTATCAAACGCTTTCGCTGCCTGATATTGAGAATGATCCTTTGACAAATTTGGGGGATTTGGGGGTTTTGAGGGATTGCTTGTGCATCTTTGCAAGTAGTGATATGTTTTTTGATGTTTGGATTATGAAGGAATATGGAAACAAAAAGTCTTGGACTAGATTGTACCGTGTTCCTTACATGGAAGATCGGGGTTTGTGTCGCTATACAAAGGCTTTATATATTTCTGAGGATGAACAATTGCTGATGGACTTTAAGGAGTTGGAAAGTCAAAA ATTGAAGTTGTTTGTTTACGATTCCAATGATGGTACTTTGGAGATTCCTGAGATTCAAAACATTGGTGGTTGGATGGACCCAGAAGTCTACATTGAAAGTCTGATATCACCTTGTTCTTAA
- the LOC25487319 gene encoding protein DETOXIFICATION 19, producing the protein MAASTILDGTETPLLLPTTHDNGKQNTRPEMENKWWNKILDIEEAKIQLMFSLPMIFTNLFYYLITLVSVMLVGHLGELQLAGATLANSWFSVTGVAVMVGLSGALETLCGQGFGAKEYHMLGIYLQGSCIISFIFSIFISIIWFYTEHILVLLHQSQDIARTAALYMKFLIPGLFAYSILQNLLRFLQTQSVVMPLVILSAIPTLIHVGIAYGFVQWTGLSFIGGPVATSISLWISMILVGSYVLYAKKFENTWRGFSKESFQYLFTNIKLALPSAAMVCLEYWAFEVLVFLAGLMPNSQITISLIAICENTEFIAYMITYGLSAAASTRISNELGAGHPEKAKHAMRVTLKLSVLLGFCFVLMLLFGHDIWIQMFSDSPIIKEEFASITPLLAISILLDSVQGVLSGVVRGCGWQNLVVYVNLATFYLIGLPISYLLGFKTNLHYKGLWIGLICGLVCQIGTLLLLTRHAKWTKLNLSGDKDKDQPIVV; encoded by the exons ATGGCAGCAAGTACTATTTTAGACGGCACAGAAACACCTCTATTACTGCCAACAACTCATGATAATGGAAAACAAAACACAAGACCAGAAATGGAGAATAAATGGTGGAACAAAATCTTGGACATAGAGGAAGCCAAAATTCAACTCATGTTTTCATTACCAATGATTTttacaaacttattttattacttgatTACATTGGTTTCTGTCATGCTTGTTGGTCATCTTGGTGAGCTTCAGTTAGCTGGTGCTACTCTTGCTAATTCTTGGTTTAGTGTCACTGGCGTAGCAGTTATG GTTGGTTTAAGTGGTGCACTAGAAACACTCTGTGGACAAGGATTTGGTGCAAAGGAATATCACATGTTGGGAATTTATCTACAAGGCTCTTGCATtatatctttcattttttcaatatttatatcCATTATTTGGTTCTATACAGAACACATTCTAGTTTTACTTCATCAATCTCAAGACATTGCTAGAACAGCAGCACTCTATATGAAGTTTCTTATACCAGGATTATTTGCATATAGCATCTTGCAAAACTTGTTGAGGTTTCTACAAACACAATCTGTAGTAATGCCACTGGTTATCCTTTCAGCTATCCCAACACTGATTCATGTTGGAATTGCATATGGATTTGTTCAATGGACAGGTTTGAGTTTCATAGGTGGACCAGTTGCAACTTCTATTTCACTATGGATATCTATGATATTGGTAGGTTCTTATGTCTTGTATGCAAAGAAGTTTGAGAATACATGGAGAGGATTTTCAAAGGAATCATTTCAGTACTTGTTTACAAACATTAAACTAGCTCTTCCCTCTGCAGCAATGGTATG TTTGGAGTATTGGGCTTTTGAAGTTTTGGTTTTCTTAGCTGGATTAATGCCTAACTCACAAATAACAATTTCATTGATTGCAATATG TGAAAACACAGAATTCATTGCTTACATGATCACTTATGGTCTTAGTGCAGCTGCAAG CACAAGGATTTCCAATGAATTGGGGGCAGGCCATCCTGAAAAAGCTAAACATGCAATGAGAGTCACTCTAAAGCTATCTGTCCTCcttggattttgttttgttttgatgcTTTTGTTTGGTCATGATATATGGATTCAAATGTTTAGTGATAGTCCTATTATCAAAGAGGAGTTTGCTTCAATAACACCTTTGCTTGCTATTTCCATACTACTAGATTCTGTCCAAGGTGTCTTATCAG GGGTAGTTAGAGGATGTGGTTGGCAGAACTTAGTTGTTTATGTCAACCTTGCCACTTTTTATCTCATTGGTTTACCAATTTCATATCTCCTTGGATTTAAGACCAATTTGCACTATAAG GGTTTATGGATTGGTCTGATTTGTGGGCTGGTGTGTCAAATTGGGACACTCTTACTTTTGACAAGGCATGCCAAATGGACTAAACTTAATCTCTCAGGGGACAAAGATAAAGACCAACCTATTGTTGTTTAA